The Mucilaginibacter mallensis genome has a segment encoding these proteins:
- the gyrA gene encoding DNA gyrase subunit A, with protein sequence MAEGTENDNPQKEDRIISINIDEQMRSAYIDYSMSVIVSRALPDVRDGLKPVHRRVLFGMLDLGLNNNKPYKKSARIVGEVMGKYHPHGDSSVYDTMVRMAQDWSLRYPLVEGQGNYGSIDGDNPAAMRYTEARLEKIAEEMLADINKDTIDYQLNFDDSLQEPTVLPAKFPNLLVNGASGIAVGMATNMAPHNLSEVVDATIALIDNRQIEVSELMKYVKGPDFPTGGIIYGFEGPREALETGRGRVVLRARAEIETYNNDRERIIVTEIPYQVNKGLMIERTAELVNEKKIEGINAIRDESNREGIRIVYEIKRDANAAIVLNNLFKYTSLQTSFSVNNIALVHGRPMMLNLKDLIHHFVEHRHEVVIRRTKFELAEAQKRAHILEGLLIALDHLDEVIRLIRSSNTPDDAREGLITQFNLSDIQARAILDMTLRRLTGLERDKIKDEYDALMKTIDYLNSILADEGLRMQIIKDELLEIKEKYGDERKTEMVHSSAEMNTEDFIEDEDVVITISHEGYIKRTPLTEYRRQGRGGKGSIGSNSRDADFIEHLLVASNHNYMLFFTESGQCFWLRVFEIPEGTRTSKGRAIQNIINIPKEENIKAYIKIINLKDKEYLENNYIIMCTRKGTIKKTSLEAYSRPRANGINAININEGDSLLEANLTSGSSEIVMALKSGRAIRFNEATVRPMGRTATGVRGISLDNDNDEVVGMISIDNPETTVLVVSEKGYGKRTDIDDYRVTNRGGKGVKTLNITEKTGNLVAIKGVTDKEDLMIINRSGVIIRIAVSELRTMGRATQGVRLITLKGNDEIASVAKIEHDEDEETELDANAEGDETNTESSTDDVTE encoded by the coding sequence ATGGCTGAAGGAACAGAAAACGATAATCCACAAAAAGAAGACAGAATAATTTCGATAAATATTGACGAGCAAATGCGATCAGCTTACATTGATTATTCAATGTCGGTGATTGTTTCCAGGGCATTGCCTGATGTCCGCGATGGCCTAAAGCCGGTACACAGACGTGTACTTTTCGGTATGCTCGATCTGGGTTTAAATAATAACAAGCCTTATAAAAAATCAGCACGTATAGTAGGGGAAGTAATGGGTAAGTATCACCCGCATGGTGACTCATCTGTTTATGATACCATGGTACGTATGGCCCAGGATTGGAGCTTGCGCTATCCACTGGTTGAAGGCCAGGGTAACTACGGCTCAATTGATGGTGATAACCCTGCGGCAATGCGTTATACGGAGGCAAGATTGGAAAAGATTGCTGAAGAAATGTTGGCCGATATCAATAAAGATACCATTGATTACCAGTTAAACTTTGACGATTCGTTACAAGAGCCAACTGTTTTACCTGCAAAATTCCCTAATCTTTTAGTTAATGGTGCATCGGGTATTGCGGTGGGTATGGCTACTAACATGGCCCCACATAATTTATCGGAGGTGGTTGATGCTACTATAGCATTGATAGATAACCGCCAGATAGAGGTTAGTGAGCTGATGAAATATGTTAAAGGCCCCGATTTCCCGACAGGTGGTATCATCTATGGCTTTGAAGGCCCGCGTGAGGCATTGGAAACAGGCAGGGGCAGGGTAGTATTGCGTGCAAGGGCCGAAATTGAAACTTATAACAACGACCGCGAACGTATCATAGTTACCGAAATACCTTACCAGGTAAACAAGGGCTTAATGATTGAGCGTACTGCTGAGCTTGTTAATGAGAAAAAAATTGAAGGTATCAATGCCATCAGGGATGAATCAAACAGGGAAGGTATCCGTATAGTTTATGAAATAAAACGCGACGCCAATGCAGCCATTGTATTGAACAACCTGTTTAAATATACATCACTGCAAACATCGTTCAGTGTAAATAACATTGCACTGGTACACGGCCGCCCAATGATGCTTAATCTGAAAGATCTGATCCATCATTTTGTTGAGCACAGGCATGAAGTAGTAATACGTCGTACCAAATTTGAATTAGCTGAAGCGCAAAAACGTGCACATATATTAGAAGGTTTATTAATAGCACTTGATCACCTTGATGAAGTTATCAGGCTGATACGTAGTTCAAATACACCTGACGATGCGAGAGAGGGTTTAATAACCCAGTTTAATTTAAGTGACATACAAGCGCGCGCCATACTGGACATGACCCTAAGAAGGTTAACCGGACTGGAACGCGATAAAATAAAGGATGAGTATGATGCCTTAATGAAAACTATCGACTACTTAAACTCTATTTTGGCTGATGAAGGTTTGCGTATGCAGATTATTAAAGACGAACTTTTAGAGATCAAGGAAAAATATGGCGATGAGCGCAAAACCGAAATGGTTCACTCATCAGCAGAGATGAATACTGAAGACTTTATTGAGGATGAAGATGTTGTTATCACTATTTCTCATGAAGGTTATATTAAACGTACACCTTTAACAGAGTACCGCAGGCAGGGCAGAGGAGGCAAAGGTTCAATAGGTAGCAACAGCCGTGATGCCGATTTTATTGAGCATTTACTGGTGGCGTCAAACCACAACTACATGTTGTTCTTTACCGAATCCGGACAATGTTTCTGGCTCAGGGTATTTGAAATTCCGGAAGGAACACGTACCTCAAAAGGCCGTGCAATCCAGAATATCATTAATATTCCGAAAGAAGAGAATATCAAAGCTTATATCAAGATCATCAACCTTAAGGATAAAGAGTATCTTGAAAACAACTATATCATTATGTGTACCCGTAAAGGTACCATCAAGAAAACCTCGCTTGAGGCTTACTCACGTCCGCGTGCAAATGGTATAAACGCTATCAATATTAATGAAGGTGATTCATTGCTTGAGGCTAATTTAACCAGTGGCAGCAGCGAAATTGTTATGGCGCTTAAATCAGGTCGTGCTATACGCTTTAATGAGGCAACTGTTAGGCCAATGGGACGTACTGCTACCGGTGTGCGTGGTATATCACTTGATAATGATAATGATGAGGTTGTTGGTATGATCAGTATCGATAACCCTGAAACTACAGTGCTTGTGGTATCAGAAAAAGGTTACGGCAAACGTACTGATATTGATGACTACAGGGTAACCAACCGTGGTGGTAAAGGTGTTAAAACACTTAATATAACTGAAAAAACCGGAAACCTTGTGGCCATAAAAGGTGTTACTGATAAGGAAGATCTAATGATCATTAACAGATCAGGTGTGATAATACGTATTGCAGTAAGTGAGTTGAGGACAATGGGCAGGGCTACTCAAGGTGTTAGATTAATTACCTTAAAAGGAAATGATGAAATTGCGTCAGTTGCAAAAATTGAGCATGATGAGGATGAAGAAACTGAACTTGATGCTAATGCCGAAGGTGATGAAACTAATACCGAGTCATC